One segment of Clavelina lepadiformis chromosome 2, kaClaLepa1.1, whole genome shotgun sequence DNA contains the following:
- the LOC143447276 gene encoding uncharacterized protein LOC143447276, which translates to MLTNIVQLKACTVICFILLVYLTYVSGDCSYHCEAFDCPCDCYRGEVECGNKHVTKIGSFPTHHRYEILDFGNNKIKKLTKKDFDQRSMKHLQTLQLSANEIALIEDHSFKGLHHLHSIFLNSNEIEEITLHTFAGLSRLHRLYLNNNKIKVLSTGIFQPFKDTLELLYLQSNDIAFIAKDVFGKMKQLKTLDLSKNKITELDASFMGVAPKMTHLFLGYNPWSCEENVVCSSFGEISKRQTKGSGAQKLHLHDNMICQTPEKFQQKDMALVIQLFDCDVSKNKTEPLATDNSGNGVARINADIVIIAAHFATWMFVMLTLRTAC; encoded by the exons ATGTTGACAAACATTGTGCAATTGAAAGCGTGTACGGTGATATGCTTCATACTGCTTGTATATTTGACATATGTCAGTGGAGATTGCTCATACCATTGTGAAGCGTTTGACTGTCCATGTGATTGCTATAGAGGAGAA GTGGAGTGTGGAAATAAACATGTCACCAAGATTGGTAGTTTTCCAACTCATCATCGATATGAAATCTTGGATTTTGGAAATAACAAGATAAAGAAATTGacaaagaaagattttgaTCAAAGAAGCAT GAAGCACTTGCAAACTTTGCAACTATCAGCAAATGAGATTGCTTTAATTGAAGACCACTCATTCAAGGGGTTGCATCACTTGCATTCAATATTCCTCAATTCAAATGAAATAGAAGAGATTACATTACATACATTCGCTGGCCTCAGCAGACTTCATAGACTATACCTCAAcaataataaa ATTAAAGTTCTGTCAACTGGCATCTTTCAGCCATTTAAGGACACATTGGAGTTATTATACTTACAAAGCAATGACATTGCTTTCATAGCAAAAGATGTTTTTGGCAAGATGAAGCAACTAAAAACTCTCGACcttagtaaaaataaaatcaccGAGCTGGATGCATCATTTATGGGTGTAGCACCGAAGATGACACATCTATTTCTAGGCTACAATCCCTGGTCATGTGAAGAGAATGTAGTTTGTTCAAGTTTTGGCGAAATTTCAAAACGACAAACAAAAGGAAGTGGTGCGCAAAAGCTACATCTCCACGACAACATGATATGCCAAACACCGGAAAAGTTCCAGCAAAAAGACATGGCACTTGTCATACAGTTATTTGACTGTGATGTTTCCAAAAACAAAACGGAGCCTTTGGCAACTGATAACAGTGGCAACGGAGTGGCACGCATAAATGCAGACATTGTTATAATAGCAGCACATTTCGCCACATGGATGTTTGTTATGCTAACATTGAGAACTGCTTGTTAA
- the LOC143446655 gene encoding BTB/POZ domain-containing adapter for CUL3-mediated RhoA degradation protein 3-like, which produces MASHEATSTVFPVNVQNHNAGILKEPTTVTIPPPANSIQHIPCASITQSASVSIVEKAYPHNHGLSPTKPTDISASNMINSNKYLKLNVGGSLHYTTMGTLTKEDNMLRAMFSGRMVVLTDSEGWILIDRCGKHFSAILNYLRDGSIILPDSRYEIAELLAEAKYYLIQGLVTQCETALEKKAAEADPICRVPIITSHKEEQDLVKKCNRPIVKFMYNRGNNKYSYTNSSDDNMLKNIELFDKLSLRFNGRILFMKDIIGDEICVWSFYGHQRKVAEICCTSIVYATEKKQTKVEFPEARIYEETLNILLYEPHSISLPVIAHTDGNTSDSVRPAYNCQSDDDVEESVRTHRVRRIHVNSNRPV; this is translated from the exons ATGGCCTCACATGAAGCTACTTCAACTGTATTTCCAGTAAACGTTCAGAATCACAATGCTGGTATACTCAAAGAGCCAACAACAGTTACTATTCCACCACCAGCGAACTCCATCCAACATATACCATGTGCTAGTATCACGCAATCAGCTTCCGttagcattgttgaaaaaGCATATCCCCACAATCATGGTCTGTCACCTACAAAACCCACAG ATATCTCTGCATCAAATATGATAAATTCTAACAAATATCTCAAGCTAAATGTTGGTGGATCTCTTCATTACACCACAATGGGCACTTTAACGAAGGAAGATAACATGTTGCGTGCCATGTTCAGTGGGAGGATGGTTGTTCTTACCGACAGTGAAG GATGGATTCTGATAGACAGATGTGGAAAACACTTCAGTGCTATTCTAAATTATTTACGTGATGGATCAATAATTCTACCTGATAGTCGGTATGAGATAGCCGAACTTTTGGCAGAAGCAAAATACTATTTAATACAAG GTCTGGTTACTCAGTGCGAAACTGCTCTGGAGAAGAAAGCTGCGGAGGCTGATCCAATCTGCCGTGTTcctattattacatcacacaAAGAGGAGCAAGACTTGGTCAAAAAATGCAATCGCCCAATTGTGAAATTTATGTACAATCGTGGCAACAACAAGTATTCTTACACAAA TTCATCTGATGACAACATGCTTAAAAACATTGAACTATTTGACAAGCTCTCCCTTCGTTTCAATGGACGTATCTTGTTCATGAAAGATATCATTGGAGATGAAATATGTGTGTGGTCGTTTTATGGACACCAGAGAAAAGTAGCAGAGATATGTTGCACCTCTATTGTCTATGCCACGGAAAAGAAACAGACTAAG GTTGAGTTTCCTGAAGCTCGTATTTATGAGGAAACGTTGAATATCTTGTTGTACGAGCCCCATTCAATTTCGCTACCAGTGATTGCACACACAGACGGCAACACCTCAGACAGCGTCCGTCCCGCCTACAACTGCCAAAGTGATGACGATGTTGAAGAGTCAGTGAGAACCCACCGAGTCCGAAGAATTCATGTCAACAGCAATCGTccagtttga